One genomic window of Leopardus geoffroyi isolate Oge1 chromosome C3, O.geoffroyi_Oge1_pat1.0, whole genome shotgun sequence includes the following:
- the PABPC1 gene encoding polyadenylate-binding protein 1, which translates to MNPSAPSYPMASLYVGDLHPDVTEAMLYEKFSPAGPILSIRVCRDMITRRSLGYAYVNFQQPADAERALDTMNFDVIKGKPVRIMWSQRDPSLRKSGVGNIFIKNLDKSIDNKALYDTFSAFGNILSCKVVCDENGSKGYGFVHFETQEAAERAIEKMNGMLLNDRKVFVGRFKSRKEREAELGARAKEFTNVYIKNFGEDMDDERLKDLFGKFGPALSVKVMTDESGKSKGFGFVSFERHEDAQKAVDEMNGKELNGKQIYVGRAQKKVERQTELKRKFEQMKQDRITRYQGVNLYVKNLDDGIDDERLRKEFSPFGTITSAKVMMEGGRSKGFGFVCFSSPEEATKAVTEMNGRIVATKPLYVALAQRKEERQAHLTNQYMQRMASVRAVPNPVINPYQPAPPSGYFMAAIPQTQNRAAYYPPSQIAQLRPSPRWTAQGARPHPFQNMPGAIRPAAPRPPFSTMRPASSQVPRVMSTQRVANTSTQTMGPRPAAAAAAATPAVRTVPQYKYAAGVRNPQQHLNAQPQVTMQQPAVHVQGQEPLTASMLASAPPQEQKQMLGERLFPLIQAMHPTLAGKITGMLLEIDNSELLHMLESPESLRSKVDEAVAVLQAHQAKEAAQKAVNSATGVPTV; encoded by the exons ATGAACCCCAGCGCCCCCAGCTACCCCATGGCCTCGCTCTACGTGGGGGACCTACACCCCGACGTGACCGAGGCGATGCTCTACGAGAAGTTCAGCCCGGCCGGGCCCATCCTCTCCATCCGGGTCTGCAGGGACATGATCACCCGCCGCTCCTTGGGCTACGCGTATGTGAACTTCCAGCAGCCGGCGGACG CGGAGCGTGCTTTGGACACCATGAATTTTGATGTTATAAAGGGCAAGCCAGTACGCATCATGTGGTCTCAGCGTGATCCATCACTTCGCAAAAGTGGAGTGGGCaacatattcattaaaaatttggACAAATCCATTGATAATAAAGCACTGTATGATACATTTTCTGCTTTTGGTAACATCCTTTCATGTAAG GTGGTTTGTGATGAAAATGGTTCCAAAGGTTATGGATTTGTACATTTTGAGACACAGGAAGCAGCTGAAAGAGCTATTGAAAAAATGAATGGGATGCTTCTAAATGATCGCAAAGT atttgttGGACGATTTAAGTCTCGTAAAGAACGAGAAGCAGAACTCGGAGCTAGGGCAAAAGAGTTCACCAATGTTTACATCAAGAATTTTGGAGAAGATATGGATGATGAGCGCCTTAAGGATCTCTTTGGCAAGTTTG gaCCTGCCTTAAGTGTGAAAGTAATGACTGATGAAAGTGGAAAatccaaaggttttggatttgTAAGCTTCGAAAGGCATGAAGATGCACAGAAA GCTGTGGATGAGATGAACGGGAAGGAGCTCAATGGAAAACAAATTTACGTTGGTCGAGCTCAGAAAAAAGTGGAACGGCAGACGGAACTTAAGCGCAAATTTGAACAGATGAAGCAAGATAGGATCACCAGATACCAG ggtGTTAACCTTTATGTGAAAAATCTTGATGATGGTATTGATGATGAACGTCTCCGGAAAGAGTTTTCTCCTTTTGGTACAATCACTAGTGCAAAG GTCATGATGGAGGGTGGTCGCAGCAAAGGGTTTGGTTTTGTATGTTTCTCCTCCCCAGAAGAAGCCACAAAAGCAGTTACAGAAATGAATGGTAGAATTGTGGCCACCAAGCCATTGTATGTAGCTTTAGCTCAGCGCAAAGAAGAGCGCCAGGCTCACCTCACTAACCAGTATATGCAGAGAATGGCAAGTGTCCGAGCTGTGCCCAATCCTGTAATCAACCCCTACCAGCCAGCACCTCCTTCAGGTTACTTCATGGCAGCTATCCCACAG ACTCAGAACCGTGCTGCGTACTACCCTCCTAGCCAGATTGCTCAACTCAGACCAAGTCCTCGCTGGACTGCTCAGGGTGCCAGACCTCATC CATTCCAAAATATGCCCGGTGCTATCCGCCCAGCCGCTCCTAGACCACCATTTAGTACTATGAGACCAGCTTCTTCACAGGTTCCACGAGTCATGTCCACACAGCGTGTTG CTAACACGTCAACACAGACGATGGGTCCACGTCCTGCAGCTGCTGCCGCTGCAGCCACTCCTGCGGTCCGCACCGTTCCACAGTATAAGTACGCCGCCGGGGTCCGCAATCCGCAGCAGCATCTGAATGCACAGCCGCAAGTTACCATGCAGCAG cCTGCTGTCCATGTACAAGGTCAGGAGCCTTTGACTGCTTCCATGTTGGCATCTGCCCCTCCTCAAGAGCAAAAGCAAATGTTGG GTGAGCGGCTCTTTCCTCTAATTCAAGCCATGCACCCTACTCTTGCTGGTAAAATCACTGGCATGTTGTTGGAGATTGATAATTCAGAACTTCTTCATATGCTTGAGTCTCCAGAGTCTCTCCGTTCTAAA GTTGATGAAGCTGTAGCCGTACTACAAGCCCACCAAGCGAAAGAGGCTGCCCAGAAAGCAGTTAATAGTGCCACTGGTGTTCCAACTGTTTAA